GTTTTCACGCAAAGAGACTACGACCGCTAAAAGCAGTCGGCCCTCTAGCGACGATCAATTAGTAGAGATGCGCAACAAGGCGCGCCGTCGTTTAATTGGTGCGGTAGTGTTGGTATTAGCCGCGATCGTCCTGATCCCCGTGCTATTAACTGATAGTACGCCTAATGAACCAGATCAACTGGTAACCGTGATTCCTTCCATTATTCCTCCTTCCGAGGAACAATATCGTCTTGCTGAAAGTTTAGAGCAGCCTGTATTTAATAATAATGTTGTTGAAAACACCGAAGATCCAGGTTTAATTGAGCCCACGCCACCTGTGGCAGCCGTGACGCCGCCACCACCTCCTCCAGCGGTGGTAAATCAAACTCCAGAACCAAAGCCCGAGCCAAAGCCTAAACCCGAACCAAAGCCCGAGCCAAAACCAAAACCTACTCCTCCGCAGACTCGTACGGATGATGGTGCCGTAGCACTGGCCCTACTAGAGGGTCGTACTCCACCGCCTAGAACTACTCCTGCCGCGGCCGCACAGCAAGGCTCTTTTATTGTACAAGCGGGTGCTTACTCCTCGCAAAGCGATGCCGATGCACGTCGAGGGCGGCTGGTTTCTGCTGGGGTCTCAAACGCCTATGTAGAAAGCGCTGTTGTATCGGGTAAATCGGCCTATAGATTGCGTGTGGGGCCCTTTCCTAGTCGTCAAGCAGCGCAGGCTGCTCAAGCCAGATTACGCTCTTTGGGTTACGAAAATAGCTTTATTTCCGGCAAGTGAGTAGTTTTGACTATCTTATCCTAGCTATCTTAGGGGCATCAGGGTTATTAGGCTTTGCTAGAGGCCTAATGAAAGAGCTGATGTCCTTGGTGGCTTATGTGGCGGCCTTTGTGGCCGCTATCTGGTGGGGCCCCTATGCGGCTATGTGGTTGGATGGCTGGGTCGAGAGTAGCTTATTGCGTTCTGCCATTGCCTATGCGCTTACTTTTGTAGGGGTGCTATTAGGTATAGGCTTAATTAATATGGTGCTAAGCGCCTTAATTGAGCACACAGGTCTTAGTCCTGCTGATCATGGGTTGGGCATGGCTTTTGGTCTAATGCGAGGCGTGGTTTTTATCCTGATTTTGGTTATCGTTGCGGGCTACACACAGATACCCGCTGAGCCATGGTGGCAAGAATCTAGCTTTGCAAAAACTGCCATTGATGCCGTAATCGGTATAAAATCATACTTGCCACCCCATGTGGCATCGTGGTTACCTTATTAATACATTATGGATTACACATTATGTCAGGAGTAGTAGGTGTCGTAGGTCGTGGGCCAGTAAATCAATTAATTTACGATAGTTTGTTGCTTTTACAGCACCGCGGTCAGGACGCAGCAGGAATCACTACCTACAACGATTATTTTTTTCATACGCATCGCGGGCCAGGTTTAGTTCGAGATGTGTTTCGCACCCGAAATATGCGTAGTCTTCTTGGTAATAGTGGCGTGGGCCACGTTCGTTACCCAACGACAGATAGCGCAGAAAATGCCGATGAGGTGCAGCCTTTTTACGTAAATGCGCCTTTCGGTATTAGTTTTGTTCATAATGGCAACCTAAGTAACTGGCGTCAGTTACGCCAAGAACTCTTTAGTATTGACCGCCGCCACATCAATACCAACTCAGACTCCGAAGTTCTTCTTAATGTGTTTGCTCATGAATTACAGCGTGCAGCAAATGGAGGGGACTTAACGGCGGACATTATCTTTGAGGCAGTCAAAGCGGTGCATCATCGTGTTAAGGGTGCTTATGCCGTGATTGCGCAAATTGCTCATTACGGCTTAATTGCCTTTAGAGATCCAGATGGTATTCGACCTTTGTGTTTAGGTAGCCACTCAACGCCAGAGGGTAAAGAGTGGATGGTTGCCTCTGAGTCCGTGGCTATTACCGGATGTGGTTTTCAATTAGAGCGTGATGTGGCCCCAGGTGAGGCCATTTTTATTGACCTAAATGGACAACTACAGAGTTTGCAATGCGCTGAAAAAACGCAATTATCTCCCTGTGTGTTTGAGTATGTCTATTTTGCGCGTCCTGACTCTACGATTGATGGTGTGTCTGTCTATGACGCGCGCCTAAAAATGGGTGAGTATTTAGGCGCAAAACTAGCAAAAAACTTGCGTTTAGCTGATATTGATGTGGTGATGCCTATTCCTGACTCATCTCGTCCTTCGGCCATGCAGTTAGCCGCTCAGCTGAATTTAAACTACCGAGAAGGGTTTATTAAAAATCGCTATATTGGTCGTACGTTTATTATGCCAGGCCAAGCGGTACGCAAAAAATCAGTGCGTCAAAAACTGAGTGCAATTCCGATGGAGTTTAAAGGTAAAAATGTACTGCTGGTTGATGACTCGATAGTGCGTGGTACGACCAGTCGTGAAATTGTAGAGATGGCTCGATCGGCAGGGGCTAAAAAAGTCTTTTTTGCTTCTGCTGCACCTGCGGTGCGTTATCCAAATGTATATGGTATTGATATGCCTTTGCGCACCGAGTTAATTGCTTATAACAAAACCACCGAAGAGGTAGCTAAGGAGATCGGTGTTGATGGATTGATCTATCAAGACTTAGCTGATCTAGAGCAAGCTTTACGTGATTTGAATCCTTCTTTTGATCGATTTGAATCGTCTTGTTTTAATGGGGATTATGTTACAGGTGATATTAGCCTTGAGGACTTGGATCTTTTAGAGCAGGAACGTAGTTAAATCGTAAATGCATAAAAAAGAGCCGGCTGTGGTATTGCAGTCGGCTCTTTTTTTATGGTCTTTGGTTTATTTGACGGGTTTAAAAAATAAAGCAATCAGATTAAGTAGGCCAATAAATATAAAAAAGAGCAAGGCCCATACGGCATAGTCTATGCCTAATAATGATGCAGCGGCATCCATACAAGAGGCGTAAATGCCAAAAAGCCATGGAATCGATGACTCTAGGCCGCTTTTTGTCATGACCTGATCGGCAAAGGTCATGTCGCAGGAAAAGAGCTTTGCTGCTACTGTATATTGATACCAGGCAGATAGGGCACCGCCCATTGCTAAACCCATAATAAGAAGCCTGGAGATAAAGGCAAGCCAGACGGTTTTGTAACGCATGGCTACATAGCCCAGCAGGGAGATCAGGGCAATGCCAAGTAAAATAAGACGTTGAAATACGCACCAAGCACAGGGGCGTAGCCCAAAAATATGCTGTGACACCAGAGCGAATCCCAAAGAAAACAGACAGAGTACAGCGCTATACAAGAAAAAACGTTGTTGCATACACAGCTATCCTAAAAGAAATAATACGAAGCCACTCTAGCCGCTGCCTCGACCAATAAGCTGATGGTTAGTTCTGAGAGGCCATCCCATACAATTTGTACACCTAAGCACAGAAGAATAAAAGCAGAGAGACGCATAACCACGGCAGTACCATTGCTCCCTAAGCGATATAAAAACTGTGAGGCAAAGCGTAAGCACAAATACACAATAAAACAGGCCACGGCAACGGCTGGGATTGCGCCAGCTAATTTGGTTGCGCCTACAGCTGCACTGCTATCGTGTAAGGTAGCACCTACGGTTAAGGCAGCGGATAATGAGCCTGGGCCACAGAGCATGGGAAAAGTCAGTGGATAGAAGGCTTTGGAGCGTACTTGCTCCCATGAGTACGATTCAGCCATGTCTTGGGCTTGTTCGGCGTCAAAGTCAGAGGCGCTAACCAAACGCCAAGCTGTAGCGATGACGAGTAAACCCCCGCCTATGCGAATGATAGGCAGTGAGATCCCAAAAAAGTTCAAAACCACATGGCCTGCCACCATCGCAACAGTAAGCATAATAAAAATATTAATAGCGACTTTTTTGGAGAGTCGCGAGCGTGCTGTGGAGCTAGCCCCTTCGGTTAGGGTAAGAAAGATCGGTGCTGCAGCCGGTGGGTTGAGCATGGGTAAGAGCGTCGCAATAGTAAATAAAAAGCTGCGGCTGAAATCAAAAAATAAAGAGGAAGCGTCCATGATGCCTAAGGCTAGAGGGCAGCGCGTAGTGCGCGCTCGAATTGTTTATAAAATGCGGTGTGGTGGAGATCATCGCTTTGGATGACAAAGGTGTCTTCTACACGTTCGCCTAGAGTCATAATTTTAGCGGATTTTACGTTAATTTGCTGCGCTGCAAAAACTTGAGCAATGCTATAAAGTAATCCTTTTCTATCCGCACAAACAATCGATATTTTCCATTTTTGAGCCTCTCTCATGGCGTGGATGTCTACGGTGGGAGCAATAGGAAAGACACGTGCTCGTCTAGATTGAGGATGAATGAAATAGCGAGTGCTGTCTAAGCATTCAATGGTGGGGCTTTGCAAAAACTGAGTGAGTGAGGTAGAGAGCTCCTGAGCGTACTTCGGTGTGTATTTTTGATGTTTGGCTAATAGTAAAACAAAGCTATCTAAGGCCCAGCCATGGTTTGTGGTGTAGATGCGAGCATCTTGAATACTTAATTGGTGCAGATCAAAAAACGCGCAAATATGCATAAATAGATCATCACGATCGGGGGTGTAGATCATGAGTTGTATGGTCTCCCCCCCTCGACCGACTTGACGCGTTTCAACGACGGGGTCGGGGTGTAGTAGTGCTTTATGTAAGGCTTGACCATGCCACGCAATTTCATCACTTTCGTGACGTAAAAAATAACTGATGTCTAATATCGACCACAGGTTTTCTATATCTGAAGAGGCAATGCCTTTGGCCAGTAGCTGGGCCAAGGCAGTTGCTTTGCGTTGAGCTAAGACCGCAGAGGCATCCTGATTGCTGCCCTGAAGAGCGCGTAGGCTGAGTTGGTATAGGTTGGCCAGTAGTTTGGCTTTCCAGGAGTTCCAGATATTGGGATTGGTGCCCTTAATATCTGCCACTGTTAGTAAGTATAAAGCGGCAAGACGCCTGGGGGTGCTGACATGGCAGGAAAAGTCATGGATAACTTGAGGGTCGCTGATGTCACGTTTTTGTGCCACGGTAGACATACTAAGATGGTCGTAAACTAAAAAAACCACCAGCTCTGTGTCCTCGGGGCTGAGCTGATGTCGCTGGCAAAAGGCAAGAGCATCTTGAGCACCTAGTTCGGCGTGGTTGCCGCCTCGGCCCTTGGCGATATCATGAAATAAGGCAGCGATATAAAGAATCCACGGTCGCTCAAATTCGTCCATTAGTTGGGAGGCCAACGGATGTTCGTCGGCATACTCCGCCATCGTAAAGCGACGTAGATTTCTGATCACCATTAAGGTGTGTTGATCTACGGTATAGACATGGAATAGATCATGCTGCATTTGTCCAACGATATGCCTAAATTCAGGAATGTAGCGGGGCAAAATATTGAGCATATTTAATTGCCGTAAGCTGTGCAATACCCCTCTGGGTTGCTCTAGAATTTGCATAAATAGTCGTTGGTTGATCGGATTATCTCGGAATTTCTGGTCTACTAAACGTCGCGAATGCCAGAGGGCACGTAAAGTTTGTGCGCTGAGGTTGTGTAGATCGGCACGCTGTTGCAAAAGTAAAAAAGTTTGTAACAGTAAATGGGGCTTTTCTTGCAAAGCCTGTGGCTGACGCAAGTGTAGGCGTTGATTGCGTACCTCAAAATAGTCGTCAATAGCCTGACGCTGGGCAATGGGTGGTGCGTAGAGGATTTCTTCTAGGTTTTGCATCAATATGGTATTCATTTGATGCACAGTACGAGCCGCCCAATAATAGCGCTGCATGAGCTGTTCACTGGCGCGCTGTTTATTGCTGCAGTCAAAGCCGTAAATAGCGGCTAGCTCGGGTTGATAGTCAAAAAGAACCCGATCCTCAGCTCGGCCTGTTAATAAGTGCAGCTCTATACGTAATCGCATAAATGCTTGGCTCGCACGAGTTAGGGCTCGTAGCTCAGCAGGGCTAAGTAGATCGGCCTGAGCGATTTCCTGCCAGCTGTCTCCTAGTCCTGATGCATTGGCTAACCAGAGTAAGACCTGTAGGTCACGTAATGCGCCAGGGGATTCTTTGCAGTTTGGTTCTAGAGCGTATGGCGTATTTTGGTATTGTTGATGTCGTCGTCGCATTTCAGCTTGTTTAGCTTGAAAGAAACTGAGCACATCCACATGTTGTTCCAATTGATCTTGGAGATCATCAAATAAGGGGAGAGAACCAGCTATAAAGCGAGCTTCGAGTTGGGCGGTCTGTGTGGCGATATCCGCCTCTGCGGCTTCTATGCACTGAGCAATGGTGCGCACACTTGTAGCGGCTTTTATACCTACATCCCAGAGCGCAGCAATAAATGACTCGATGGCAAAGGTATCGTCTGCATTGGGAGACCGTGCTAGCAATATAAGTATATCTACATCGGAGTGGGGGTAAAGCTCTTGGCGACCATAGCCACCTACTGCCACTAAAGCCGTATCAGAGGGTAGGGGTAGCAAAGTCAGTAGTTGTGTTAGAGATTGGTCTGTGGCTGTACTGAGGCGACGTAATAGATGCTCAGACCTAGGTTGTGCTCTAAAACGAGCTATGGCTTTTTGCCGTTGTCGTTGTAGGCGTCTTTTTAATAAAGGTAGGTCTGAGCGGATCATATTAGCGCTGGTAGCCTGTGGCAAACTCCGGAGGGGTGGGCATCCCAGGAGAAACGGTTAAGACTTCGTAGCCAGTATCCGTAACTAAAATTGTATGCTCCCACTGAGCAGAAAGACTACGGTCACGAGTGACTACAGTCCATTGGTCAGGCAAAAGCTTTAAGTCGCGCTTACCGGCGTTAATCATAGGCTCAATCGTAAAGATCATGCCGGCTTTGAGTTTCATGCCCGTGCCCGGTTTACCGTAGTGTACGACTTGAGGGTCTTGATGAAACACTTGGCCTATCCCATGACCGCAGTATTCGCGCACCACTGAGTAGTTGTGTTTTTCAGCGTGTTGCTGGATAGCATGACCAATATCACCTAAGGTCGCACCTGGTTTGACTTGTTCTATACCTAGCCACATGCACTCGTAAGTGACCTCGGTGAGACGACGGGC
This Paenalcaligenes faecalis DNA region includes the following protein-coding sequences:
- a CDS encoding SPOR domain-containing protein, whose translation is MGLFSRKETTTAKSSRPSSDDQLVEMRNKARRRLIGAVVLVLAAIVLIPVLLTDSTPNEPDQLVTVIPSIIPPSEEQYRLAESLEQPVFNNNVVENTEDPGLIEPTPPVAAVTPPPPPPAVVNQTPEPKPEPKPKPEPKPEPKPKPTPPQTRTDDGAVALALLEGRTPPPRTTPAAAAQQGSFIVQAGAYSSQSDADARRGRLVSAGVSNAYVESAVVSGKSAYRLRVGPFPSRQAAQAAQARLRSLGYENSFISGK
- a CDS encoding CvpA family protein, yielding MSSFDYLILAILGASGLLGFARGLMKELMSLVAYVAAFVAAIWWGPYAAMWLDGWVESSLLRSAIAYALTFVGVLLGIGLINMVLSALIEHTGLSPADHGLGMAFGLMRGVVFILILVIVAGYTQIPAEPWWQESSFAKTAIDAVIGIKSYLPPHVASWLPY
- the purF gene encoding amidophosphoribosyltransferase, with product MSGVVGVVGRGPVNQLIYDSLLLLQHRGQDAAGITTYNDYFFHTHRGPGLVRDVFRTRNMRSLLGNSGVGHVRYPTTDSAENADEVQPFYVNAPFGISFVHNGNLSNWRQLRQELFSIDRRHINTNSDSEVLLNVFAHELQRAANGGDLTADIIFEAVKAVHHRVKGAYAVIAQIAHYGLIAFRDPDGIRPLCLGSHSTPEGKEWMVASESVAITGCGFQLERDVAPGEAIFIDLNGQLQSLQCAEKTQLSPCVFEYVYFARPDSTIDGVSVYDARLKMGEYLGAKLAKNLRLADIDVVMPIPDSSRPSAMQLAAQLNLNYREGFIKNRYIGRTFIMPGQAVRKKSVRQKLSAIPMEFKGKNVLLVDDSIVRGTTSREIVEMARSAGAKKVFFASAAPAVRYPNVYGIDMPLRTELIAYNKTTEEVAKEIGVDGLIYQDLADLEQALRDLNPSFDRFESSCFNGDYVTGDISLEDLDLLEQERS
- a CDS encoding disulfide bond formation protein B; translated protein: MQQRFFLYSAVLCLFSLGFALVSQHIFGLRPCAWCVFQRLILLGIALISLLGYVAMRYKTVWLAFISRLLIMGLAMGGALSAWYQYTVAAKLFSCDMTFADQVMTKSGLESSIPWLFGIYASCMDAAASLLGIDYAVWALLFFIFIGLLNLIALFFKPVK
- a CDS encoding MarC family protein, which gives rise to MDASSLFFDFSRSFLFTIATLLPMLNPPAAAPIFLTLTEGASSTARSRLSKKVAINIFIMLTVAMVAGHVVLNFFGISLPIIRIGGGLLVIATAWRLVSASDFDAEQAQDMAESYSWEQVRSKAFYPLTFPMLCGPGSLSAALTVGATLHDSSAAVGATKLAGAIPAVAVACFIVYLCLRFASQFLYRLGSNGTAVVMRLSAFILLCLGVQIVWDGLSELTISLLVEAAARVASYYFF
- a CDS encoding [protein-PII] uridylyltransferase, translated to MIRSDLPLLKRRLQRQRQKAIARFRAQPRSEHLLRRLSTATDQSLTQLLTLLPLPSDTALVAVGGYGRQELYPHSDVDILILLARSPNADDTFAIESFIAALWDVGIKAATSVRTIAQCIEAAEADIATQTAQLEARFIAGSLPLFDDLQDQLEQHVDVLSFFQAKQAEMRRRHQQYQNTPYALEPNCKESPGALRDLQVLLWLANASGLGDSWQEIAQADLLSPAELRALTRASQAFMRLRIELHLLTGRAEDRVLFDYQPELAAIYGFDCSNKQRASEQLMQRYYWAARTVHQMNTILMQNLEEILYAPPIAQRQAIDDYFEVRNQRLHLRQPQALQEKPHLLLQTFLLLQQRADLHNLSAQTLRALWHSRRLVDQKFRDNPINQRLFMQILEQPRGVLHSLRQLNMLNILPRYIPEFRHIVGQMQHDLFHVYTVDQHTLMVIRNLRRFTMAEYADEHPLASQLMDEFERPWILYIAALFHDIAKGRGGNHAELGAQDALAFCQRHQLSPEDTELVVFLVYDHLSMSTVAQKRDISDPQVIHDFSCHVSTPRRLAALYLLTVADIKGTNPNIWNSWKAKLLANLYQLSLRALQGSNQDASAVLAQRKATALAQLLAKGIASSDIENLWSILDISYFLRHESDEIAWHGQALHKALLHPDPVVETRQVGRGGETIQLMIYTPDRDDLFMHICAFFDLHQLSIQDARIYTTNHGWALDSFVLLLAKHQKYTPKYAQELSTSLTQFLQSPTIECLDSTRYFIHPQSRRARVFPIAPTVDIHAMREAQKWKISIVCADRKGLLYSIAQVFAAQQINVKSAKIMTLGERVEDTFVIQSDDLHHTAFYKQFERALRAAL
- the map gene encoding type I methionyl aminopeptidase encodes the protein MSKLVTDPIDLDKMRAACQAAAQTLDYLTPFVKAGVTTAEIDQLCKDYIRDVLHVESATVGYAPPGHPPYPGSVCTSVNHVICHGIPSDKKLKNGDIINLDVTVIKDGWFGDTSRMFYIGEPSILARRLTEVTYECMWLGIEQVKPGATLGDIGHAIQQHAEKHNYSVVREYCGHGIGQVFHQDPQVVHYGKPGTGMKLKAGMIFTIEPMINAGKRDLKLLPDQWTVVTRDRSLSAQWEHTILVTDTGYEVLTVSPGMPTPPEFATGYQR